The DNA window CGGTGAAGAGCGCGCGCGAGGTGCGCACCGAGGTGAGCTGTCCCTGCACACCGAACGTCGAGATGTCGAAGTACCGGTCCTGGTGCGTCGATACGGAGCTCGTGTCCCCCGGCCCGCTCGGCGGGCCCACCGCCGGGAACCCAAAGGCCGGGAACATGAACCACTCGAGATCCTGATCGGAGCCGAAGTTGCGACGCTCCTGCTGCCAGTAAGCCTTCACCTGGGACGATGCCAGCCACGAGCTTCCGTGACGGTGGCTCAGCGTCAGATGTGTGTAGTCACGGTTGTAGAAGTCGAAGCCGAACTCCTGCGAAGCGCCCGGGAACGCGAACGAGAGCCCGGGGATTCCGATGTCATCACCCCGATAGAGCTGCCACCCGAGCTTGAGCGCGGTCTTGTCGCTGAAGTCCCAGCGCAGATTGGCGAGCGCGTCGTATTCGCTGAACTGCGAGTTCGGGACGTCACCGTTCGGCGAGCGGAAGTCCTGCGCGTTGCGCGCGCCGCTCGACACGTAGGCCGACAGCTTTCCCGTGCGCTTCATCAGCTCGAGGAAGAGATTGCCCTGCCCGTCCGCCGTGCTGCCGCCGATCGCGGCCGACCCGCGGAAAGTCTGGTCGGGGCGCAGGAAGCTGGCCTCGCGGGTGATGATGTTGATGACGCCTCCCAGCGCGTCCGAACCGTACGCCACCGATGAGGGTCCCCGCACCACCTCCACGCGGTCGATCTGGGCCGGACCCACCACTGACGGGTGCGGGCCGTTACCGCGGGCGCTGTTCATCGGCATGCCGTCGACCAGCACCAGGACCCGCTGGCCCCCGAGGCCGCGCAACACCGGCCTCTGTTCCCAGGGACTGTCCTTGCTGTTGTCGACCCCCGGCATGCTCGAGAGCACGTCGCCAGGCACGTTGGGCATGACTTCGAGGATCTGGGATCGTGACAGGAACGACAGCGCCTGTGGTGATTCATAGTAGGCGCGCGGGTAGCGGGAGCCTGTGACCACGGTCTCCTTGAGGAAGGTGACCGGGCGGGTGGTATCGGCGAACGCCGAGGACGAGTCCGTCCCCTGGGCCCCGGCTTCCGTCGGAACGGCGAGCGCGAACACCATGGCCAGCGCGGTCCAACCGCCGGCGTGCAAGGCGCTCAAGGCGCTCCGACTCGATGACGACATCGACATCCACTCCCTCCATTGAAGTGCCTTCGGACGTTTATCCGGAAGCGTGACGAGGATCGAAGCGGATCACTGCCCTCCGCTTGCCGGGACGTCCGGACGCGTTAGTTCGCAGCGGCACAGCGAGGTACGTGCGGAGTTCGAGGGTCAGGGAAGCTGGGCCATTTGACCCACGAGGTGCCACCGGGACCCGCCGCCGTGCGAGGTAAGCCATCCGGCGACCTGGGTCCTCACGGGGACTCGGTTTCCAAACCGCGACACTCTAGCACGCGGCAATCGGGTCGGTCACTCGGAGGTCCGCCTCTCGATCCCGAAACTGGAAAGTCAAGGTGTGCGGAAACCCGTGTCGGACGCGGGTTTTCATTGACTTGATGGTGCAGAAACCGTCATCGTTTTTATCCCTCACCGTCGAGAGAGCCGCGCGGGTCGCTCCAGTCTTCCGCCAGGCATTCGCCAGGTGATTCGACACCCTCTGGTTCTGCACCCCGGAAAAAGGAGATGAGATCCGTGGAACGCCGCAAGTGGACTGTTTGGACCTCGATCGCGACCCTTGGAATCCTCGTGTTGATCGCTGCCTCCGTGGTCAGCGCCAAGACGATCAGCCTCCGCAACAACATTGCGGGCACCGGCTGTGAGGACAAGGGTGAGTGGCTGTTCATCCTGAACGGCCTGGACAACAACTCGGATGCTCCCGCGACCATCACCGTCAGCTTCAGTGGCGGGTGCGCAGACATGGCCGTTGGTCAGTCCAAGGTGAACAACAAGAACGTGCACTACAGCCTCGACGAGGATGACGTGCCGGCCGGCTGCACGCCGACCGGTGCGACCGCCGTCGTGCCCGACAGCTACAGTGGCAACTTCGTCATCAGCCACGTGCCGTGCGGGTCGCCGTCACCGTCGCCGTCGCCGGAGCCGACCCCGGAGCCCACCCCGGAGCCCACCCCGGAGCCGACGCCTTCGCCGAGCCCTGGTCTGTAATTCGCCGCACGCTATAACGCTGTAACGAAAGAGGGACGGTCTTCACGACCGTCCCTCTTTGCTTTCCGCGGACTCGGGTGCGGTCAGTGCGCCTCGAGTTGGACGAGGCCTTGCGGCGCGGCCAGCGCTCGCTCGCCGGATGCTTCACCGTCTCTCCAGCGCACGCGAAGTCCCGGTTGCGGGTCCCGCGTGTACTCGGCGAT is part of the Candidatus Eisenbacteria bacterium genome and encodes:
- a CDS encoding TonB-dependent receptor — protein: MSALHAGGWTALAMVFALAVPTEAGAQGTDSSSAFADTTRPVTFLKETVVTGSRYPRAYYESPQALSFLSRSQILEVMPNVPGDVLSSMPGVDNSKDSPWEQRPVLRGLGGQRVLVLVDGMPMNSARGNGPHPSVVGPAQIDRVEVVRGPSSVAYGSDALGGVINIITREASFLRPDQTFRGSAAIGGSTADGQGNLFLELMKRTGKLSAYVSSGARNAQDFRSPNGDVPNSQFSEYDALANLRWDFSDKTALKLGWQLYRGDDIGIPGLSFAFPGASQEFGFDFYNRDYTHLTLSHRHGSSWLASSQVKAYWQQERRNFGSDQDLEWFMFPAFGFPAVGPPSGPGDTSSVSTHQDRYFDISTFGVQGQLTSVRTSRALFTAGIDAARDVTDGDNVRFRTYQDPGGAAIGGTQERVTASIPDGDFDNYGAYAQSEWYLHPRWTVHAGGRFTHYRYRTDEFVRAPGAPAIPPMSVDDDALSGSAGVVWSPVRDLHVTGNVANGYRQPNAQDLFFNGPASVGNVIGNPELVPEKSVSYDLGFRWGPGRLGLAANAFYSTYEDLIDALQVPGPPGPPTFQYTNISEARIWGYEAEAEWKFRPQWNARANVSDAIGDITNAEAIENLYGVSQDEAPLPSVPPIHGAFSLRWTDSRGRYWVEPSARWSWRTSRLPLPTPGVGQFTEFKKEWIVGDLYGGASLPWGARVMVGVRNIADTAYRPALASVDEPGINFVGQLSGSF